From Arcticibacter tournemirensis, one genomic window encodes:
- a CDS encoding penicillin acylase family protein, which yields MKVLKAILALVPAIGIIALFNTKMGSIPPAGKFLDPFHGFWHNAESKNHVDDVIQLKGLKGKVQVALDDHMIPHVFAENDYDLYFAQGYITARHRLWQMDFQTRYASGRLSEVIGEKAIELDRYQRRMGMVYGAENMVKELEKYPIIKRMTEAYADGVNAYIQSLRPQDYPIEFKILDYKPEKWSPLNTALLLKLMSATLAGGSDEFYMSNALRKFGKDTIENLFPDFPFKNDPIIPEGTKWNFKPVPVPAVPATEYQAVNPSVFTNKKEEGIGSNNWAVSGTKTVNGYPLLANDPHLELSLPSIWYQIQMAAPGINACGVSIPGAPGVIIGFNQKVAWGVTNVNADVLDFYSIKFKDSSCKEYWYNNQWNKTDIRIEEIRIRNNNTIRDTVYYTHHGPVVYLNKPKNFTKARNIPQGYALRWIAHDPSVDVATFYYLNRANNYADYRKALAYYTAPAQNFVFASIDNDIAISPNGYIPLKWHAQGKYLLDGTKIENDWHGRIPATQNPIVRNPPQGFVSSANQPSTDKSYPYYINWEFSGYERAHRINTRLAVMQRATVDSMRNLQNDNYSVHAENVLPLMIKLIDINRLNASERRAYNIVKKWNKYFNSKEIGASIFEIWQKDIYNRIWSDDFTESDAPMRFPSRDRTVHLLLEEENSRWFDDIRTPEKGNRSDIVEAAFKFTVDSLERRFGPISKEWQWANVKQSHVPHLAKIAGFGSSILLNGGSKTSVNALSESHGPSWRMVVELGKETKGFGVFPGGQSGNPGSFYYDDMIDTWTNGRLSQLLFLKSANQNTKRIIQHITLEKK from the coding sequence ATGAAAGTTTTGAAAGCTATTTTAGCGCTCGTGCCGGCAATTGGCATTATAGCTTTGTTTAACACAAAAATGGGAAGTATACCTCCTGCCGGTAAATTTCTCGACCCCTTCCATGGATTCTGGCATAACGCTGAGAGCAAAAACCACGTAGACGACGTCATCCAATTAAAAGGACTCAAAGGCAAGGTCCAGGTAGCTCTTGACGACCATATGATCCCCCATGTGTTTGCTGAGAATGATTACGATCTCTACTTTGCGCAGGGATACATCACGGCCAGGCATCGTCTATGGCAAATGGATTTCCAAACACGTTATGCAAGTGGCCGCCTGTCCGAGGTTATAGGGGAGAAAGCGATAGAACTCGACCGTTATCAGCGTCGTATGGGTATGGTATATGGGGCAGAGAACATGGTGAAAGAGCTTGAAAAATATCCCATCATCAAACGAATGACCGAGGCCTACGCTGACGGAGTAAATGCATATATCCAATCATTACGCCCCCAGGACTATCCCATTGAATTTAAAATACTCGATTATAAGCCAGAAAAATGGTCTCCCTTGAATACTGCGTTGCTTCTCAAGCTAATGTCGGCTACACTCGCCGGAGGCTCCGATGAGTTCTATATGAGCAATGCTCTCCGTAAATTCGGCAAAGACACGATAGAGAATTTATTCCCCGACTTTCCGTTTAAAAACGATCCTATTATTCCAGAAGGTACCAAATGGAATTTCAAACCGGTCCCTGTTCCGGCAGTCCCTGCAACAGAATACCAGGCAGTTAACCCTTCCGTCTTCACTAATAAGAAAGAAGAAGGAATAGGAAGCAACAACTGGGCTGTGTCTGGAACTAAAACGGTTAACGGATATCCATTGCTCGCAAACGACCCGCATCTTGAACTTAGTCTTCCTTCTATATGGTATCAGATTCAGATGGCAGCCCCTGGCATAAACGCCTGCGGGGTTTCTATTCCTGGTGCGCCCGGCGTCATCATCGGATTTAATCAGAAAGTAGCATGGGGAGTTACCAATGTGAATGCAGACGTCCTCGACTTTTACAGTATAAAGTTCAAAGACAGCAGCTGCAAAGAATATTGGTATAACAATCAATGGAATAAAACGGACATCCGGATTGAAGAGATAAGAATCAGGAACAATAACACTATCCGCGACACCGTTTACTATACCCATCACGGACCGGTGGTATATTTAAATAAACCGAAAAACTTTACAAAGGCCCGGAATATCCCTCAAGGTTATGCCCTCCGGTGGATAGCACATGACCCTTCAGTGGATGTTGCAACCTTCTATTATTTAAACCGCGCAAATAATTACGCCGACTATCGTAAAGCCTTGGCATACTACACTGCTCCGGCACAGAATTTCGTCTTTGCAAGCATTGATAACGACATTGCGATCAGTCCTAATGGTTATATCCCATTAAAATGGCATGCGCAGGGTAAGTATCTCCTGGACGGCACAAAAATAGAGAACGACTGGCATGGCCGGATTCCTGCTACTCAGAATCCGATAGTAAGAAATCCTCCTCAGGGCTTTGTGAGTTCTGCCAATCAGCCGTCTACAGATAAATCTTATCCCTATTATATAAACTGGGAGTTTTCGGGATATGAACGCGCTCACCGGATTAATACGCGTCTCGCCGTGATGCAACGTGCTACTGTTGACAGCATGAGAAACCTTCAGAATGATAATTATAGTGTACACGCTGAAAATGTATTACCCTTAATGATCAAGTTGATTGATATTAACCGGCTAAATGCGAGCGAAAGGAGAGCTTATAATATTGTGAAGAAGTGGAACAAATACTTTAACAGTAAAGAGATTGGCGCTTCCATATTTGAAATCTGGCAAAAAGATATATACAATAGAATATGGTCTGATGATTTTACGGAGTCCGATGCTCCTATGCGCTTCCCTTCCAGAGACCGTACTGTGCACTTACTCCTTGAAGAGGAAAATTCCCGGTGGTTTGATGATATAAGAACACCGGAAAAAGGAAACAGGAGCGATATCGTTGAAGCGGCATTTAAGTTCACCGTCGACAGCCTCGAACGAAGATTCGGACCAATTAGCAAGGAGTGGCAATGGGCAAACGTTAAACAAAGCCATGTACCTCACCTCGCTAAAATAGCAGGATTTGGCTCATCCATTTTATTGAACGGAGGTTCTAAGACATCGGTAAACGCACTGTCAGAGAGCCACGGCCCGTCGTGGCGAATGGTGGTCGAGCTGGGTAAAGAAACAAAAGGGTTCGGAGTATTTCCGGGAGGCCAGTCGGGCAACCCGGGTAGCTTCTACTACGATGATATGATTGACACCTGGACTAATGGAAGGCTCAGCCAGTTGTTATTCCTTAAGTCGGCCAACCAAAACACAAAACGCATCATCCAGCACATCACTCTCGAAAAAAAATAA
- a CDS encoding acyl transferase has product MKSDFSKPLFSIQSESDFNQLAIETFQFQAAKNQVYSRFVEALGIDRDKVNEVSRIPFLPVEFFKSHPVKSGEYEPQIIFSSSGTTGMIQSRHLVKEISLYEDSFLNGFNFFYGDISQYTILALLPSYLEREGSSLIYMVDELIKRSGQALSGYFLHNHRDLYTTLQKLQAEKQKVILIGVTYALLDFIEKYEIHFPDLIVMETGGMKGRRKEIIRSELHEMLCGGFGIASVHSEYGMTELLSQAYSKGDGIFQCPPWMKVLSRDVNDPLSYLEYGRTGGINIIDLANRYSCSFISTQDLGKVHPDGSFEIAGRFDNSDIRGCNLLVQ; this is encoded by the coding sequence GTGAAGAGTGACTTTTCAAAACCGTTATTTTCAATTCAATCCGAATCTGATTTTAATCAGCTGGCTATTGAAACCTTCCAATTCCAGGCAGCGAAAAACCAGGTCTATTCACGCTTTGTTGAAGCATTGGGAATTGACCGGGATAAGGTAAATGAAGTGAGCAGGATTCCCTTCCTGCCAGTAGAGTTTTTTAAATCCCACCCTGTTAAGAGCGGCGAATATGAACCACAAATTATTTTCAGCAGCTCGGGAACTACGGGGATGATACAAAGCAGGCATCTTGTAAAAGAAATAAGTTTATATGAGGATAGCTTCCTGAACGGCTTTAATTTTTTCTACGGCGACATCAGCCAATACACTATTCTCGCCTTGCTACCCTCCTACCTCGAGAGGGAAGGCTCGTCGCTTATCTACATGGTAGACGAACTCATTAAACGAAGCGGGCAAGCTTTGAGCGGTTATTTCCTGCATAATCATCGGGATCTTTATACAACACTTCAAAAATTACAGGCAGAAAAGCAGAAGGTAATTTTAATAGGCGTAACATACGCACTTCTTGACTTTATTGAGAAATACGAGATCCACTTCCCTGATTTAATTGTGATGGAAACTGGAGGAATGAAAGGAAGGCGTAAAGAGATAATCCGGTCTGAACTCCACGAAATGCTTTGCGGGGGCTTCGGCATCGCTTCTGTTCATTCTGAATATGGAATGACCGAACTACTCTCTCAGGCTTATTCCAAAGGAGATGGAATATTTCAATGTCCGCCCTGGATGAAGGTGCTGAGCCGTGACGTAAACGACCCATTAAGTTACCTGGAATACGGACGTACGGGAGGTATCAATATAATAGACCTGGCCAACCGGTATTCCTGCTCATTTATTTCAACCCAGGACCTTGGAAAAGTACATCCGGATGGAAGCTTCGAAATAGCCGGACGTTTTGATAACAGTGATATCAGAGGCTGTAACTTGCTGGTACAATAG
- the tyrS gene encoding tyrosine--tRNA ligase, with the protein MNFIEELRWRGMLQDIMPGTEEELNKGMASGYIGFDPTADSLHVGHLTQIMTLIHFQRAGHKPFALVGGATGMVGDPSGKSAERNLLSEDILKHNVACIENQLKKFLDFDCGANSAEMVNNFDWFKNFNFLDFIRDVGKHITVNYMMAKDSVKKRLEGETGMSFTEFSYQLVQGYDFYWLWKNKGCMVQMGGSDQWGNIVTGTELIRRKEGGSAFAITTQLIKKADGTKFGKTEGGAVWLDAKRTSPYKFYQFWLNTSDSDAKNWIRIFSLKSKEEIDAIEKEHDAAPHQRALQKALAQEITIRTHSEEALQKALNTSEFLFSTGPVDFLEQLTDEEILEVFEGVQHFTISKEQLSNGINVTDLLAEHTKVFPSKGEARKMIQGGGVSVNRQKVSDPAEMINADKLVKGKFTIVQKGKKNYFLLIAE; encoded by the coding sequence ATGAATTTTATAGAAGAACTACGCTGGAGAGGCATGCTGCAGGATATAATGCCCGGAACTGAAGAAGAACTGAATAAAGGGATGGCTTCGGGCTATATTGGTTTCGATCCTACAGCCGATTCGCTTCACGTAGGTCATCTTACCCAGATCATGACGCTGATACATTTTCAGCGGGCTGGTCATAAACCTTTTGCTCTTGTAGGTGGTGCTACAGGTATGGTAGGCGACCCGTCGGGAAAGTCGGCTGAGCGGAACCTGCTCTCTGAAGATATCTTGAAGCACAATGTTGCATGTATTGAAAACCAGTTGAAGAAATTTCTCGATTTTGACTGCGGAGCTAACAGTGCCGAAATGGTGAATAATTTCGATTGGTTTAAGAATTTCAATTTTCTTGATTTTATCCGCGATGTAGGGAAACATATCACGGTGAATTATATGATGGCGAAAGATTCTGTGAAGAAGCGTCTCGAAGGAGAAACGGGCATGTCGTTCACAGAGTTCAGTTACCAGTTAGTGCAGGGATATGATTTTTACTGGCTCTGGAAGAACAAAGGATGTATGGTACAAATGGGTGGCTCTGACCAATGGGGGAACATTGTTACCGGTACTGAACTAATCCGCCGCAAGGAGGGAGGAAGTGCTTTTGCAATAACCACTCAACTGATAAAGAAAGCTGACGGTACAAAGTTTGGAAAGACAGAAGGTGGCGCTGTATGGCTCGATGCCAAAAGGACATCCCCATACAAGTTCTATCAGTTCTGGTTAAATACCAGTGATAGTGATGCTAAAAACTGGATCCGTATTTTTTCCCTGAAGTCTAAAGAAGAAATTGATGCTATAGAGAAAGAACACGACGCTGCTCCTCACCAGCGTGCCCTCCAAAAGGCGCTGGCGCAGGAAATAACAATAAGGACACATTCAGAAGAGGCTTTGCAGAAAGCCCTGAATACCTCGGAGTTTTTATTCAGCACAGGCCCGGTCGACTTCCTTGAGCAACTGACAGACGAGGAGATACTGGAAGTTTTTGAAGGTGTCCAGCATTTTACGATATCGAAAGAGCAGCTTAGCAATGGTATTAACGTAACCGATCTTCTTGCCGAACATACTAAAGTTTTTCCTTCGAAAGGGGAGGCGCGCAAAATGATACAAGGCGGAGGCGTTTCTGTTAACAGGCAAAAAGTAAGTGATCCTGCAGAAATGATTAATGCAGACAAGCTTGTTAAGGGGAAGTTTACGATCGTTCAGAAAGGTAAAAAGAACTACTTTCTTTTGATTGCCGAATAG
- a CDS encoding NUDIX domain-containing protein, with protein sequence MAEIKIIKQETLSDKKYRLDFFEFEKTQNGKTEKQQREIYFRPSAAAILLFDPERKTVLLTRQFRLPVHLSHKKPDMIIEACAGVIDDGEFPEHAIVREVEEETGYRISEIRQVAEGFTSPASFMEYVYFFTGIYSSDMRVNEGGGKKDEGEDIELVEVSFSEARRMLEAGEIRDVKTILLLQHAALTGLL encoded by the coding sequence ATGGCAGAAATTAAAATAATAAAACAGGAAACACTCTCTGACAAAAAATACAGGCTGGATTTTTTTGAATTTGAGAAGACGCAAAACGGCAAAACAGAAAAGCAGCAGCGCGAAATATACTTTCGGCCGTCAGCAGCCGCAATCCTCTTGTTCGACCCGGAAAGAAAAACGGTATTATTAACACGCCAGTTCCGCCTCCCCGTTCACCTTAGTCACAAAAAACCTGACATGATTATTGAAGCCTGTGCAGGTGTAATAGATGACGGAGAATTTCCTGAACATGCCATCGTACGTGAAGTAGAAGAAGAAACCGGCTACCGGATTTCGGAAATCAGGCAGGTAGCAGAAGGCTTCACCTCTCCCGCGTCTTTTATGGAATATGTATACTTCTTTACAGGCATCTATTCTTCCGATATGCGCGTAAATGAGGGAGGAGGAAAGAAAGACGAAGGGGAAGATATCGAACTCGTCGAGGTTTCTTTCTCTGAAGCGCGAAGGATGCTTGAAGCGGGAGAAATCAGGGATGTGAAGACGATCCTGCTGCTGCAACATGCTGCACTAACCGGGCTGCTATAG